The Cupriavidus sp. EM10 genome includes a region encoding these proteins:
- a CDS encoding MarR family winged helix-turn-helix transcriptional regulator, protein MPRPTASAKSSNDTAALSKHDFEALSDFRYQLRRFLRFSEDAAQSEGVTVQQYLLMLHIRGTRDKNWASVGELAERLQAKQHGVVALVNRCEAAGLVSRRIHPEDRRVVQIHLLAKGERCLNRLAALHRAELESLRGTFRVARITAFNDDESERG, encoded by the coding sequence ATGCCACGCCCGACCGCTTCCGCGAAGTCTTCGAACGATACCGCCGCATTGAGCAAGCATGACTTCGAGGCGCTGTCCGATTTCCGGTATCAGTTGCGCCGGTTCCTGCGGTTTTCCGAGGATGCCGCGCAGTCCGAAGGCGTAACGGTGCAGCAATACCTGCTGATGCTCCACATCCGGGGCACCCGGGACAAGAACTGGGCGTCCGTGGGCGAACTGGCCGAGCGGCTGCAGGCCAAGCAGCATGGCGTGGTGGCGCTGGTCAACCGCTGCGAGGCGGCCGGACTGGTCTCGCGCCGGATCCATCCCGAAGACCGCCGCGTGGTGCAGATTCACCTGCTGGCCAAGGGCGAGCGGTGTCTGAACCGGCTGGCGGCGCTGCACCGGGCCGAACTCGAATCGCTGCGCGGCACGTTTCGCGTGGCGCGCATCACGGCCTTCAACGACGACGAGTCCGAACGCGGCTGA
- a CDS encoding pilus assembly protein yields the protein MDAFLLNTRRDSLRHWLDQALGGVGTLVVEDGAQEAFIEQIGTVRPGLVFLDFAAGQAETSARLAEQVARLFPHLPLVAVGNAAEPDAMLAALRAGVRDFIDLRGAPSQAADAVRRLMVPRAQVRPVAPTHRHGKIVALLGARPGVGVSTLAVNLAASVRLHDAGGPPAEVLLLDLGLPVRDGALYMNVAPEFHFVEAVRNLRRFDQVFVDTALARHASGVSVLPLPATLAELRDVSFSEALALLDRLRAFFDLQVIDLGGFSNAEFMSQIVKAADAVVMVAEQSVGAIVSAAELLHELRKREIERPDLHLMVSRFDPELGVDAAQIAERIGVASVDTLPDRRAALVQAANRGAVLAEAAPADPYVRAVGALTERLGYRSGQVSERGILARIKEKLPEALRMARAARAGN from the coding sequence ATGGATGCCTTCCTGCTGAATACCCGGCGCGACAGCCTGCGCCACTGGCTGGACCAGGCGCTGGGTGGCGTCGGCACGCTGGTGGTGGAAGACGGCGCACAGGAAGCCTTTATCGAGCAGATCGGCACTGTCCGGCCTGGGCTGGTGTTCCTCGATTTCGCGGCGGGCCAGGCCGAGACCTCGGCGCGGCTGGCCGAACAGGTAGCACGGCTGTTCCCGCACCTGCCGCTGGTGGCGGTGGGCAACGCCGCGGAACCGGACGCCATGCTCGCCGCGCTGCGTGCCGGCGTGCGCGACTTCATCGACCTGCGCGGCGCGCCGTCGCAGGCCGCCGATGCCGTGCGGCGCCTGATGGTGCCGCGCGCGCAGGTGCGGCCCGTGGCGCCCACGCACCGGCACGGCAAGATCGTGGCGCTGCTGGGCGCGCGGCCCGGCGTCGGCGTGAGCACGCTGGCGGTGAACCTGGCAGCCAGCGTGCGCCTGCACGACGCAGGCGGGCCGCCGGCCGAGGTGCTGCTGCTGGACCTGGGCCTGCCCGTGCGCGATGGCGCGCTCTACATGAACGTCGCACCCGAATTCCACTTCGTCGAGGCCGTGCGCAACCTGCGCCGCTTCGACCAGGTGTTCGTCGATACCGCCCTGGCGCGCCATGCCAGCGGGGTCTCGGTATTGCCGCTGCCGGCCACGCTGGCCGAACTGCGCGACGTGTCGTTCTCGGAGGCGCTGGCGCTGCTGGACCGTCTGCGGGCGTTCTTCGACCTGCAGGTGATCGACTTGGGCGGGTTTTCGAATGCCGAGTTCATGTCGCAGATCGTCAAGGCGGCCGATGCCGTGGTGATGGTGGCCGAGCAGAGCGTGGGCGCCATCGTGTCGGCGGCAGAACTGCTGCACGAGCTGAGGAAGCGCGAGATCGAGCGGCCGGACCTGCACCTGATGGTGTCGCGCTTCGATCCCGAGCTGGGCGTGGACGCGGCGCAGATCGCAGAGCGCATCGGCGTGGCATCGGTCGATACGCTGCCTGACCGGCGCGCGGCGCTGGTGCAGGCCGCCAATCGCGGCGCGGTACTGGCCGAAGCCGCACCGGCCGACCCCTACGTGCGCGCCGTGGGCGCGCTGACGGAACGGCTGGGCTACCGCAGCGGGCAGGTGTCCGAGCGCGGCATCCTGGCCCGGATCAAGGAGAAGCTGCCCGAGGCACTGCGCATGGCGCGCGCCGCGCGGGCGGGGAACTGA
- a CDS encoding collagen-like triple helix repeat-containing protein, translated as MAIACAATVALLAGCASGGSSGGANPSTPSTPTNPGTTNPQPTAETTPTGKVVEGAGNTVVATGNAVSQIGQEIKDTSVPLLPATAKNATGDVVIQTGETVATLGAGVRDGLGKIGAVDNPVGVTVANTGNVVTQAGATVVSTGSLVKALGADQLSPLAPVTTPVGGVVQTVGAGVMTLGGKLGETLSTGPVAQLTDSTSKAIVPLTTQLTSATQTVGAATGLGAPVNNLLTQVGSTVATAGSMIANTNTPIVSPLGGVVNEAGKTVAVAGVLLNGNGGSGNPLGGLLNNLPLNGATGALGGAAGGTSASNPLAPVTGLLGSLGGAAGGTSGGSNPLAPVTNLVSTVTGGLTSAASGATSSGSSGSNPLAPVTGLLGGLTRQ; from the coding sequence ATGGCGATTGCCTGTGCCGCGACGGTGGCATTGCTGGCGGGCTGTGCCTCGGGCGGTTCCAGCGGCGGCGCCAACCCGTCCACGCCGTCGACGCCTACCAACCCGGGCACGACGAATCCGCAGCCCACCGCCGAGACCACGCCCACGGGCAAGGTGGTGGAAGGCGCTGGCAATACCGTGGTGGCCACGGGCAACGCTGTGAGCCAGATTGGCCAGGAGATCAAGGACACCAGCGTGCCGCTGCTGCCGGCCACCGCCAAGAACGCCACCGGCGACGTGGTGATCCAGACCGGCGAGACCGTGGCCACGCTCGGCGCCGGTGTGCGCGATGGCCTGGGCAAGATCGGCGCGGTCGACAACCCGGTGGGCGTGACCGTCGCCAACACCGGCAACGTCGTCACGCAGGCCGGCGCCACGGTGGTCAGCACGGGTAGCCTCGTGAAGGCGCTGGGCGCGGATCAGCTGTCGCCGCTGGCGCCGGTGACCACCCCGGTGGGTGGCGTGGTGCAGACCGTGGGAGCAGGCGTGATGACCCTCGGCGGCAAGCTTGGCGAGACGTTGTCGACCGGTCCGGTCGCACAACTGACGGACAGCACCAGCAAGGCCATCGTGCCGCTGACCACGCAGCTGACCAGCGCCACGCAGACCGTGGGCGCTGCCACGGGCCTGGGCGCCCCGGTGAACAACCTGCTGACGCAGGTCGGCAGCACGGTGGCCACGGCCGGCAGCATGATCGCCAACACCAACACGCCGATCGTGTCGCCGCTTGGTGGGGTGGTCAACGAAGCGGGCAAGACCGTGGCCGTGGCAGGCGTACTGCTCAACGGCAATGGCGGCAGCGGCAATCCGCTGGGCGGGCTGCTGAACAACCTGCCGCTGAACGGCGCGACAGGTGCTCTCGGCGGCGCAGCAGGTGGCACATCGGCCAGCAATCCTCTGGCCCCGGTGACGGGCCTGCTTGGCTCGCTGGGAGGCGCTGCCGGTGGCACGTCGGGCGGGTCGAATCCGCTGGCGCCGGTGACGAACCTCGTCAGCACGGTAACCGGCGGCCTGACCAGCGCGGCCAGCGGCGCGACGTCGTCCGGCAGCAGCGGCAGCAATCCGCTGGCGCCCGTCACTGGCCTGCTTGGTGGCCTGACCCGCCAGTGA
- the cpaB gene encoding Flp pilus assembly protein CpaB translates to MSSKQIRILATVLLILAGLLALLAWQVARRQAMPMPTAHTPPTHAVVVTTRAVEAGKPLTADALAVMQLPIEPAGAFQDAARVIGQVPVVNLGSNVPVLEGQLLSGLARQIPEGDRAMAVSVDEAIGVGHQVQPGDFVDVFVILRRDSQEIAESQTRLLLSRLRVLAYGNGSVNESRKVQAEQMMARREGAKTAVLSVPVDQVGKLAMAQQAGRLVLALRNPTDASMPSEGMFADPPAVLQARAGVPPEAERAPVDKAAAGMSLAGLVGQPGTAGANPRVPAPVMRATAAPAASLTASAQRRETPTTTAWK, encoded by the coding sequence ATGAGCAGCAAACAGATACGGATTCTTGCCACCGTCCTGCTGATCCTGGCCGGACTGCTCGCGCTGCTGGCGTGGCAGGTGGCGCGCCGGCAGGCCATGCCCATGCCCACCGCGCACACGCCGCCCACCCACGCCGTGGTGGTCACCACGCGAGCCGTGGAAGCGGGCAAGCCGCTGACGGCTGACGCGCTGGCCGTCATGCAACTGCCGATCGAACCCGCCGGCGCCTTCCAGGACGCGGCCCGCGTGATTGGCCAGGTGCCCGTGGTGAACCTGGGCAGCAACGTGCCGGTGCTGGAAGGCCAGCTGCTGTCCGGGCTGGCGCGGCAGATTCCCGAAGGCGACCGCGCGATGGCCGTGTCGGTGGACGAGGCCATCGGCGTGGGCCATCAGGTGCAGCCCGGCGATTTCGTCGACGTGTTCGTGATCCTGCGCCGCGACAGCCAGGAAATTGCCGAAAGCCAGACGCGCCTGCTGCTGTCGCGCCTGCGCGTGCTGGCCTATGGCAACGGCAGCGTCAATGAATCCCGCAAGGTGCAGGCCGAGCAGATGATGGCCCGCCGCGAAGGCGCCAAGACGGCCGTGCTGTCGGTGCCGGTGGACCAGGTGGGCAAGCTGGCGATGGCCCAGCAGGCCGGCCGGCTGGTGCTGGCACTGCGCAATCCGACCGATGCGTCGATGCCAAGCGAAGGCATGTTCGCCGATCCGCCGGCCGTGCTGCAGGCCCGCGCGGGCGTGCCGCCCGAAGCCGAGCGCGCACCGGTGGACAAGGCCGCCGCCGGCATGAGCCTGGCCGGTCTGGTCGGCCAGCCCGGCACTGCAGGCGCCAACCCGCGCGTGCCGGCGCCGGTCATGCGCGCCACGGCCGCGCCGGCGGCGTCACTGACGGCCTCGGCGCAACGGCGTGAAACCCCGACAACAACGGCGTGGAAGTGA
- a CDS encoding Flp family type IVb pilin: MQKQLARHRNTQRGATAIEYGLIVGLIALGIVVGAQALGTGLGAGFNSLAGRVTALFATNNGGGS, from the coding sequence ATGCAAAAGCAACTGGCGCGTCATCGCAACACCCAACGCGGCGCTACCGCTATCGAATACGGCCTGATCGTGGGCCTGATCGCACTGGGCATTGTCGTGGGGGCACAGGCCCTGGGCACGGGTCTCGGGGCAGGCTTCAATAGCCTGGCCGGCCGGGTCACCGCGCTGTTCGCCACGAACAACGGTGGCGGCAGCTGA
- a CDS encoding glycine zipper 2TM domain-containing protein encodes MSIKIRPAARMLALAALAAGTLALVGCAAPYGAGYGDGYGTGYQTGYQTAGYQGAYGNAGYGTGYDNGYQAGYGTSGTQISGAPAYPQQSYPQQSYPQQTQQPAYPRQPGYDQYGYPQQAQGSYDGTYGNGAAYNDPYTVRYGWVESIEQVGGQPANASGVGAVLGGVAGGLLGHQIGGGRGNTVATIGGAVAGALAGNEVEKRTHTTPAAFRVRVRTNDNAYMTLTQASPYNLRIGDRVKVQNGTAVPY; translated from the coding sequence ATGTCCATCAAGATTCGCCCGGCCGCCCGCATGCTTGCCCTGGCCGCCCTGGCTGCCGGTACGCTGGCGCTGGTGGGGTGTGCCGCACCCTATGGCGCGGGCTACGGCGATGGCTATGGAACCGGCTACCAGACCGGATACCAGACGGCGGGCTACCAGGGCGCCTACGGCAATGCCGGATACGGCACGGGCTATGACAATGGATACCAAGCCGGCTATGGCACTTCGGGCACGCAGATCAGCGGCGCGCCGGCGTACCCGCAGCAGTCGTATCCCCAGCAGTCATATCCCCAGCAGACCCAGCAGCCTGCCTATCCCCGGCAGCCCGGCTACGACCAGTATGGATACCCGCAGCAGGCCCAGGGCAGTTATGACGGCACGTACGGCAATGGCGCCGCCTACAACGATCCCTACACGGTGCGCTACGGCTGGGTCGAATCGATCGAGCAGGTGGGCGGACAGCCGGCCAACGCCAGCGGCGTGGGCGCGGTGCTGGGCGGGGTAGCGGGCGGCCTGCTGGGCCACCAGATCGGCGGCGGGCGCGGCAACACCGTGGCGACCATCGGCGGCGCGGTGGCCGGTGCGCTGGCCGGCAACGAGGTGGAAAAGCGCACCCACACCACGCCGGCGGCGTTCCGCGTGCGGGTGCGCACCAACGACAACGCCTATATGACGCTGACGCAGGCCAGCCCGTACAACCTGCGCATCGGCGACCGCGTCAAGGTGCAGAACGGCACGGCCGTCCCGTACTGA
- a CDS encoding TadE/TadG family type IV pilus assembly protein: MALRGSANRRRAGGMAAIEFAIVFPLLFAVVLGIVYYGMVLALQQVLTLAAEEGARAALRYPLTSNGGTLATTLAQRVVAADQAARSALPPNLASRFPAGSLAQALACTAPPGTQCVQVALNLSTQTILPAVPFVPVPASLTGTAVVQLSPDT; this comes from the coding sequence ATGGCATTACGGGGGAGCGCGAACCGGCGCCGCGCAGGCGGAATGGCCGCGATCGAGTTCGCGATAGTGTTTCCGCTGCTGTTTGCAGTGGTGCTTGGCATCGTCTACTACGGGATGGTGCTGGCGCTGCAGCAAGTCCTGACGCTCGCCGCCGAGGAAGGTGCGCGGGCTGCCTTGCGTTATCCGCTCACTTCGAACGGCGGCACGCTTGCCACCACGCTCGCCCAACGTGTCGTCGCCGCTGACCAGGCCGCACGCAGCGCGCTGCCTCCCAATCTTGCCTCGCGCTTCCCGGCGGGGTCGCTCGCCCAGGCCCTGGCTTGCACGGCGCCGCCCGGCACCCAGTGCGTGCAGGTGGCGCTGAATCTTTCCACGCAAACGATCCTGCCGGCGGTGCCTTTCGTGCCGGTGCCCGCCTCGCTGACCGGCACCGCCGTGGTCCAGCTTTCTCCCGATACCTGA
- a CDS encoding collagen-like triple helix repeat-containing protein, giving the protein MRTQQHSAKQFFVTALLGSLLVLAGCASGSGSTSMGTSGTGSSGGASNTANTGTGGTGGTGGTDTANNGGGGNNNNGGGGNNNNGGGNNGGTTPALTPTSTIVNNAGGIVTGAGNTVSGVGDAIKDANVPVVSTQTKDGLAGVVTSVGNAVSVLGTGVQSGLGNMPNAANPVGTTVASTGGVVSQVGNAVTNAGSAVSGLGTGPLAPLAAVTTPLGGVVSQVGGGVNDLGGKLGTALSTGPVEQLTSGVSKAIVPLTSTLTNGTQTLGAATGLGQPVNNLLATVGGALATAGTQLTHTNTPVVSGVGGIVTGTGNTVASIGGVVNNPAGGAAGSPLAPVTGLIGGLTGGLTGGLGGATGGSGGPLAPVTGLVSGITSSLGGATGGSGASPLAPVTGIVAGLTGGNAPATGSGSTGGTAGGTKPANPLAPVTGLVGGLVGGLTGALGGKH; this is encoded by the coding sequence ATGCGCACTCAACAACATTCCGCGAAGCAGTTCTTCGTGACGGCATTGCTGGGGTCCCTGCTGGTACTGGCTGGCTGCGCCAGCGGCAGCGGTTCGACGTCGATGGGCACCAGCGGCACCGGCAGCTCGGGCGGCGCCAGCAATACGGCCAATACCGGCACCGGCGGCACGGGTGGCACGGGTGGCACCGACACCGCAAACAATGGCGGCGGTGGGAACAACAACAACGGTGGTGGCGGGAACAACAACAACGGCGGGGGCAACAACGGTGGCACCACCCCTGCGCTGACGCCGACCAGCACCATCGTCAACAACGCAGGCGGCATCGTTACCGGCGCGGGCAACACGGTCAGCGGCGTGGGCGATGCCATCAAGGACGCCAACGTGCCCGTGGTGTCGACGCAGACCAAGGACGGCCTGGCAGGCGTGGTGACCTCGGTTGGCAACGCGGTCAGCGTGCTCGGCACCGGCGTGCAGTCGGGCCTGGGCAACATGCCGAACGCCGCCAACCCGGTGGGCACCACCGTGGCCAGCACCGGCGGCGTGGTCAGCCAGGTCGGCAACGCCGTCACGAACGCCGGCAGCGCGGTCAGCGGCCTGGGCACCGGCCCGCTGGCGCCGCTGGCTGCCGTGACGACGCCGCTGGGCGGCGTGGTGTCGCAAGTGGGCGGCGGGGTGAACGACCTGGGCGGCAAGCTGGGCACCGCGCTGTCGACCGGTCCCGTGGAACAGCTGACCAGCGGCGTCAGCAAGGCCATCGTGCCGCTGACGTCGACGCTGACCAACGGCACGCAGACGCTGGGCGCAGCCACGGGCCTGGGCCAGCCGGTCAACAACCTGCTGGCGACGGTGGGCGGCGCACTGGCCACGGCCGGCACGCAACTGACCCATACCAATACGCCGGTGGTGTCTGGCGTCGGCGGCATCGTCACGGGTACCGGCAACACGGTGGCATCGATTGGCGGCGTGGTGAACAACCCGGCCGGCGGCGCCGCAGGCAGCCCGCTGGCACCGGTGACCGGGCTCATCGGCGGACTGACTGGCGGACTGACTGGCGGACTCGGCGGCGCGACGGGCGGTTCGGGCGGCCCGCTGGCACCGGTGACGGGACTGGTCAGCGGCATCACCAGCAGCCTGGGCGGCGCAACGGGCGGCAGCGGCGCAAGCCCGCTGGCTCCCGTCACCGGCATCGTCGCCGGCCTGACCGGCGGCAATGCACCGGCCACCGGCAGTGGATCGACGGGCGGCACGGCGGGCGGCACCAAGCCGGCCAATCCGCTGGCACCGGTCACCGGCCTGGTCGGCGGACTCGTCGGCGGCCTGACCGGCGCGCTCGGCGGCAAGCACTAG
- a CDS encoding dodecin: MSDHTYKLVEIVGSSPDGSDQAIRNALAKAGETIKHIDWFEVVETRGHVADGKVGHFQVTLKIGFRVT; encoded by the coding sequence ATGTCCGACCACACCTACAAGCTCGTCGAGATCGTCGGTTCATCCCCCGACGGCAGCGACCAGGCCATCCGCAACGCTCTGGCCAAGGCCGGCGAGACCATCAAGCACATCGACTGGTTCGAAGTGGTCGAAACGCGCGGCCATGTCGCGGACGGCAAGGTCGGCCACTTCCAGGTGACGCTGAAGATCGGCTTCCGCGTGACCTGA
- a CDS encoding type II secretion system F family protein — translation MDATTLISASLAAAAMALLVLAWPLLRQWRQRREAARTIDAALQRQAGQGESTPGQPQTTPATAPAMAGTATPAATAAGSASPQMSPRAAAAAAALAQAAPRAATAATPAPATLRARLGAAFGDRFNQRWLESRLGRAVVTAEEQLLLEQCGFHGLQPRAVFGGLRLLVPAVLAGAMLLWRIDGSTMQALAWAFGTFAAAYLLPKMVLRRWARNRQREVAEELPVLIDMLRLLQGVGLSIDQSLQVIVTEFGTMLRVLGPELQRANQQFASGRSREQTLQRIGKLFDDEDLKGLITLLTQVDKHGGAVQEPLRQFGERLQVARKARLKDKIGRLTVKMTGVMVVSLLPVLLILTAGPGFLGVIRMLARMNGGF, via the coding sequence CTGGATGCCACCACCCTGATCTCCGCCAGTCTGGCCGCCGCCGCCATGGCGCTGCTGGTGCTGGCGTGGCCGCTGCTGCGGCAGTGGCGGCAGCGGCGCGAGGCCGCCCGGACCATCGACGCCGCGCTGCAGCGGCAGGCCGGGCAAGGCGAATCCACGCCGGGGCAGCCGCAGACGACCCCGGCCACCGCACCGGCGATGGCCGGGACAGCTACCCCAGCGGCGACCGCTGCCGGATCGGCCTCGCCACAGATGTCGCCACGTGCCGCGGCTGCGGCGGCAGCGCTGGCGCAGGCGGCACCGCGTGCAGCCACGGCGGCCACGCCGGCGCCAGCCACGCTGCGCGCCAGACTGGGCGCGGCATTCGGCGACCGCTTCAACCAGCGCTGGCTCGAATCGCGCCTTGGCCGGGCCGTGGTCACCGCCGAGGAACAGCTGCTGCTGGAACAGTGCGGCTTCCACGGCCTGCAGCCGCGCGCGGTGTTCGGCGGCCTGCGGCTGCTGGTACCGGCCGTGCTGGCGGGCGCCATGCTGCTCTGGCGCATCGATGGATCGACCATGCAGGCGCTGGCCTGGGCCTTCGGCACGTTCGCGGCCGCGTACCTGCTGCCAAAGATGGTGCTGCGCCGCTGGGCGCGCAATCGCCAGCGCGAGGTGGCCGAGGAACTGCCGGTGCTGATCGACATGCTGCGGCTGCTGCAGGGCGTGGGCCTGTCGATCGACCAGAGCCTGCAGGTCATCGTCACCGAGTTCGGCACGATGCTGCGCGTGCTTGGGCCCGAGCTGCAGCGCGCCAACCAGCAGTTCGCATCGGGCCGCTCGCGCGAGCAGACGCTGCAGCGCATCGGCAAGCTGTTCGACGACGAAGACCTGAAGGGCCTGATCACGCTGCTGACCCAGGTGGACAAGCATGGCGGGGCGGTGCAGGAGCCGCTGCGCCAGTTTGGCGAGCGGCTGCAGGTGGCCCGCAAGGCGCGCCTGAAGGACAAGATCGGCAGGCTGACCGTGAAGATGACCGGCGTGATGGTGGTGAGCCTGCTGCCGGTACTGCTGATCCTGACGGCGGGACCGGGCTTCCTGGGCGTGATCCGGATGCTGGCCCGCATGAATGGAGGATTTTGA
- a CDS encoding type II secretion system F family protein yields the protein MSSASLFIATFALVLLGLGLLMLASARGRANAERARAHLAAQTEQVRARYAQAAEAEPPSTVRDLRRRWADLMRRADMTPTRGTYLRWGVPMLCLVVAGAATGGAIGMVSMLVVSVATASFLIWLRISRLKGKMLRQLPGFLDGVVRLMTIGSSVPAAFQNSVANTEPPLRQCLVQAIHLQRAGKELDQAVLQMGRAYDLDELVIVSSVLRLSQRYGGRADVVMERTAAFMRDREEAQRELMALSAETRLSAWVLGLLPLVVAGGLFMMNAGYIMMMWKDPTGRAMMLSAAALEVAGILMLYRLAKSI from the coding sequence ATCTCTAGCGCCAGCCTGTTCATCGCCACGTTTGCCCTTGTCCTGCTGGGTCTGGGGCTGCTGATGCTGGCTTCGGCCCGCGGGCGTGCCAACGCCGAGCGCGCCCGCGCCCACCTGGCCGCGCAGACGGAACAGGTGCGCGCACGCTACGCGCAGGCCGCAGAAGCCGAACCGCCCAGCACCGTGCGCGACCTGCGGCGGCGCTGGGCCGACCTGATGCGCCGTGCCGACATGACGCCGACGCGCGGCACGTACCTGCGCTGGGGCGTGCCCATGCTGTGCCTGGTGGTGGCGGGCGCGGCGACGGGCGGCGCCATCGGCATGGTGTCGATGCTGGTGGTGAGCGTGGCCACGGCGTCCTTCCTGATCTGGCTGCGCATCAGCCGGCTCAAGGGAAAGATGCTGCGCCAGCTGCCGGGCTTTCTCGATGGCGTGGTGCGCCTGATGACGATCGGCAGCAGCGTGCCGGCCGCCTTCCAGAACTCGGTGGCCAATACCGAGCCGCCGTTGCGCCAGTGCCTGGTGCAGGCCATCCACCTGCAGCGCGCCGGCAAGGAACTGGACCAGGCTGTGCTGCAGATGGGCCGCGCCTATGACCTGGACGAACTGGTGATCGTGTCGTCGGTGCTGCGGCTGTCGCAACGCTACGGCGGCCGGGCCGACGTGGTCATGGAGCGCACGGCCGCGTTCATGCGCGACCGCGAGGAAGCGCAGCGCGAACTGATGGCGCTGTCGGCCGAGACGCGGCTGTCCGCCTGGGTGCTGGGCCTGTTGCCGCTGGTGGTGGCAGGCGGGCTGTTCATGATGAACGCCGGCTACATCATGATGATGTGGAAGGACCCGACCGGCCGCGCAATGATGCTGAGCGCCGCCGCGCTGGAAGTGGCCGGCATCCTGATGCTGTACCGGCTCGCCAAGTCCATCTAG
- a CDS encoding phospholipase D family protein, whose translation MFSSLLPCRRLATAGIVGLLAVMGTAQARTTSMFDRAVDALTTPRAQASQFATGSTYTLCFVPDGPSCQDMIVDAIHRTRHKLLIQAYSFTSAPIAKAVAEAHQRGVDVRVIVDKSQASERYTSATFLRNAGIPVVVDTKPAIAHNKVMVFDDQAVFTGSFNFTKSAQERNAENGMLIRGDSAVVKAYSDNWHTRFEKSSTY comes from the coding sequence ATGTTTTCTTCCTTGCTCCCATGCAGGCGGCTCGCCACGGCGGGCATCGTCGGCCTGCTGGCGGTCATGGGCACTGCCCAGGCTCGCACCACGTCGATGTTCGACCGCGCCGTCGATGCCCTGACCACCCCGCGCGCGCAGGCCAGCCAGTTCGCCACCGGCAGCACCTACACGCTGTGCTTCGTCCCGGACGGCCCGAGCTGCCAGGACATGATCGTCGACGCCATCCACCGCACGCGCCACAAGCTGCTGATCCAGGCTTACTCGTTTACCAGCGCCCCCATTGCCAAGGCCGTGGCCGAGGCGCACCAGCGCGGCGTGGACGTGCGGGTGATCGTCGACAAGAGCCAGGCGTCGGAGCGCTATACCAGCGCCACCTTCCTCAGGAATGCGGGCATTCCGGTCGTGGTCGACACCAAACCTGCCATTGCGCACAACAAGGTGATGGTGTTCGACGACCAGGCCGTGTTCACGGGGTCGTTCAACTTCACGAAGTCGGCCCAGGAACGGAACGCCGAGAACGGCATGCTGATCCGGGGCGACAGCGCCGTGGTCAAGGCATACAGCGACAACTGGCACACGCGCTTCGAGAAGTCGTCGACGTACTGA
- a CDS encoding dienelactone hydrolase family protein, whose translation MSTTPNSRWIRIDTANGSFHAYLSLPPGGKKAGNPGIVLVQEIFGVNEHIRSVADQYAADGYVVLAPDVFWRSAPRVELGYSGADWEKAMELRKAVNLEDTVSDVAATVEALRKEIGEGGKVAAVGYCFGGLVSYMAAARGLVDAAVPYYGGGIQNNLHEAAAINVPVQFHYGALDAHIKPDDVEKVRQAVAGKRGTEVFVYDQADHGFNCWARESYHQRSAALAHGRALTFLANALS comes from the coding sequence ATGAGCACCACGCCCAACAGCCGCTGGATCCGCATCGACACCGCCAACGGCAGCTTCCACGCCTACCTGAGCCTGCCGCCCGGCGGCAAGAAAGCCGGCAACCCCGGCATCGTGCTGGTACAGGAGATCTTCGGCGTCAACGAACATATCCGCAGCGTGGCCGACCAGTACGCGGCCGATGGCTACGTGGTGCTGGCCCCGGACGTCTTCTGGCGGTCGGCGCCGCGCGTGGAGCTGGGCTACAGCGGCGCGGACTGGGAAAAGGCCATGGAACTGCGCAAGGCCGTGAACCTGGAAGATACCGTGTCGGATGTCGCCGCCACGGTGGAAGCGCTGCGCAAGGAAATTGGCGAAGGCGGCAAGGTGGCGGCCGTGGGCTACTGCTTCGGCGGCCTGGTGTCGTACATGGCCGCGGCGCGCGGGCTGGTGGATGCGGCGGTGCCGTATTACGGCGGCGGCATCCAGAACAACCTGCACGAGGCGGCAGCCATCAACGTGCCGGTGCAGTTTCACTACGGCGCGCTCGATGCGCATATCAAGCCGGACGATGTGGAAAAGGTGCGTCAGGCAGTGGCCGGCAAGCGCGGCACTGAAGTCTTTGTCTACGACCAGGCCGACCACGGCTTCAACTGCTGGGCGCGCGAGTCGTATCACCAGCGCTCGGCCGCGCTGGCGCATGGCCGTGCGCTGACGTTCCTGGCCAACGCGCTGTCGTAA